A stretch of the Arvicola amphibius chromosome 8, mArvAmp1.2, whole genome shotgun sequence genome encodes the following:
- the Dynlt1 gene encoding dynein light chain Tctex-type 1 isoform X1, with product MEDFQASEETAFVVDEVSNIVKEAIESAIGGNAYQHSKVNQWTTNVVEQTLSQLTKLGKPFKYIVTCVIMQKNGAGLHTASSCFWDSSTDGSCTVRWENKTMYCIVSAFGLSI from the exons ATGGAAGACTTCCAGGCTTCGGAAGAG ACTGCATTTGTTGTCGATGAAGTGAGCAACATTGTAAAGGAG GCTATAGAAAGTGCCATCGGCGGCAATGCCTACCAGCACAGCAAAGTCAATCAGTGGACCACAAATGTTGTGGAGCAGACTCTGAGCCAACTCACCAAGCTGGGGAAGCCATTTAAATACATCG TGACCTGTGTAATCATGCAGAAGAACGGAGCCGGGCTGCACACCGCGAGTTCCTGCTTCTGGGACAGCTCTACTGACG GGAGCTGCACAGTCCGATGGGAGAACAAGACCATGTACTGTATCGTCAGTGCCTTCGGACTGTCCATCTGA
- the Dynlt1 gene encoding dynein light chain Tctex-type 1 isoform X2, whose amino-acid sequence MEDFQASEETAFVVDEVSNIVKEAIESAIGGNAYQHSKVNQWTTNVVEQTLSQLTKLGKPFKYIEERSRAAHREFLLLGQLY is encoded by the exons ATGGAAGACTTCCAGGCTTCGGAAGAG ACTGCATTTGTTGTCGATGAAGTGAGCAACATTGTAAAGGAG GCTATAGAAAGTGCCATCGGCGGCAATGCCTACCAGCACAGCAAAGTCAATCAGTGGACCACAAATGTTGTGGAGCAGACTCTGAGCCAACTCACCAAGCTGGGGAAGCCATTTAAATACATCG AAGAACGGAGCCGGGCTGCACACCGCGAGTTCCTGCTTCTGGGACAGCTCTACTGA